A genomic segment from Burkholderia plantarii encodes:
- a CDS encoding HpcH/HpaI aldolase family protein: MNPLDNPFKHALAGHTPQLGTWNSFASSYATEIIAQTGYDWMLIDGEHAPNSVATVLQQLQAVAPYRTRAVVRTVNHDPALIKQLLDVGATTLMVPMVETAEQAAALVRAMRYPPHGIRGIGGALTRATRWGRVGDYLARADEALCLTVQIESRAGLENVEAIAATEGVHGLFIGPADLSIALGHPDNAGHPTVQQAIRHIIEVSRAAGKAAGILAPAEDAARRYLEWGASFVAVAIDIVLLRDALDGALARFRAPSPAGPDEAPPASSPGY; this comes from the coding sequence ATGAACCCGCTGGACAACCCGTTCAAACACGCGCTCGCCGGGCACACGCCGCAGCTCGGCACCTGGAACAGCTTCGCGAGCAGCTACGCGACCGAGATCATCGCGCAGACCGGCTACGACTGGATGCTGATCGACGGCGAACACGCGCCGAATTCGGTGGCCACCGTGCTGCAGCAGTTGCAGGCGGTCGCGCCGTACCGCACGCGCGCCGTGGTGCGCACCGTCAACCACGATCCGGCGCTGATCAAGCAGCTGCTCGACGTGGGCGCCACCACGCTGATGGTGCCGATGGTGGAGACGGCCGAGCAGGCCGCCGCGCTGGTGCGCGCGATGCGCTACCCGCCGCACGGGATTCGCGGCATCGGCGGCGCGCTCACGCGCGCCACGCGCTGGGGCCGGGTGGGCGACTACCTGGCGCGCGCCGACGAGGCGCTGTGCCTGACCGTGCAGATCGAATCGCGCGCCGGGCTCGAGAACGTCGAGGCGATCGCCGCGACCGAGGGCGTCCACGGCCTCTTCATCGGGCCGGCCGACCTGTCGATCGCGCTCGGCCATCCCGACAACGCCGGCCACCCCACCGTGCAGCAGGCGATCCGCCACATCATCGAGGTCTCGCGCGCGGCCGGCAAGGCCGCCGGCATCCTCGCACCGGCCGAGGACGCGGCGCGCCGCTACCTCGAATGGGGCGCGAGCTTCGTGGCCGTGGCGATCGACATCGTGCTGCTGCGCGACGCGCTCGACGGCGCGCTCGCGCGCTTTCGCGCCCCCTCGCCGGCCGGCCCGGACGAGGCACCGCCCGCCTCGTCGCCCGGCTACTGA
- a CDS encoding ABC transporter ATP-binding protein, with protein MSEIRIRQLRKTFGAQCVLHDVDLTIEAGSLVALLGPSGSGKTTLLRLLCGFERADAGTIEIGGARVAGAGLHLPAERRRIGYVPQEGGLFPHLSVADNIVFGLPRAQRRTHHRVAELLAMVGLPAGYAARAPQQLSGGQQQRVALARALAPAPSVVLLDEPFSSLDAALRAETRDAVRQALAAAGATAMLVTHDQAEALSLGDRVAVLWQGRMVQVAAPRELYRRPATRELAAFVGDAVLLPASVVDGLAHCALGALPVLGPAASGAARAMLRPEQLRLLDGDDHGAGFEAVVTGVSFNGRDAAVRLLTRTAEPLALAASVPGHRSPELGSTVRARVDGAVVVYPLD; from the coding sequence ATGAGCGAAATCCGCATCCGGCAACTGCGCAAGACCTTCGGCGCCCAGTGCGTGCTGCACGATGTCGACCTGACCATCGAGGCCGGCTCGCTGGTCGCCCTGCTGGGGCCATCCGGCAGCGGCAAGACCACGCTGCTGCGGCTGCTGTGCGGCTTCGAGCGCGCCGACGCCGGCACCATCGAGATCGGCGGTGCGCGGGTGGCCGGCGCCGGCCTGCATCTGCCCGCCGAGCGGCGCCGGATCGGCTACGTGCCGCAGGAGGGCGGCCTGTTTCCGCATCTGTCGGTGGCCGACAACATCGTGTTCGGCCTGCCGCGCGCGCAGCGGCGCACGCATCATCGCGTGGCCGAGCTGCTGGCGATGGTCGGGCTGCCGGCCGGCTACGCGGCGCGCGCGCCCCAGCAGCTGTCGGGCGGCCAGCAGCAGCGCGTCGCGCTGGCCCGCGCGCTCGCGCCGGCGCCGTCGGTGGTGCTGCTCGACGAGCCGTTCTCGTCGCTCGACGCGGCCTTGCGCGCGGAAACGCGCGATGCGGTGCGGCAGGCGCTGGCGGCGGCCGGCGCCACCGCGATGCTGGTCACGCACGACCAGGCCGAGGCGCTCTCGCTCGGCGATCGCGTGGCCGTGCTCTGGCAGGGGCGGATGGTGCAGGTGGCGGCACCGCGCGAGCTGTATCGCCGGCCGGCCACGCGCGAGCTGGCGGCGTTCGTCGGCGACGCGGTGCTGCTGCCGGCCAGCGTGGTGGACGGCCTCGCGCACTGCGCGCTCGGCGCCTTGCCGGTACTCGGGCCGGCCGCGAGCGGCGCGGCCCGCGCGATGCTGCGCCCCGAGCAGCTGCGGCTTCTCGACGGCGACGATCACGGCGCCGGCTTCGAGGCCGTCGTGACCGGCGTGAGCTTCAACGGACGCGACGCGGCCGTGAGGCTGCTCACGCGCACGGCCGAGCCGCTCGCGCTGGCCGCGAGCGTGCCGGGGCATCGCTCGCCCGAGTTGGGCAGCACGGTGCGGGCACGGGTGGATGGTGCGGTGGTGGTGTATCCGCTCGATTGA
- the efeB gene encoding iron uptake transporter deferrochelatase/peroxidase subunit → MTDQSGKPPRPERRGFLKAGGAAVAAGVGLGGPGAARAALTRHAVVDPMAEVEPFYGEHQAGIVTTQQSHTYVAAFDITIDKRDELIALLRDWTVAAERMTRGQPAGALEVPDGQAAGDSGEVIGVGPAALTVTFGFGPGLFTTADGHDRFGLASRRPAALVDLPRFNGDQLVAEKTGGDLFVQACANDAQVAFHAVRQLARRAYGALRMRWGQAGFLTGAPGQTPRNLMGFKDGTNNPPTGSPAAMQRFVWAGAADAPWMAGGTYTVVRRIRITLEHWDRTDLAFQEQVFGRHKVSGAPLGGRHEFDALDLQAADRDGNAVIPDNSHIRLSNRATNDGAQILRRSYSYNDSTNFYIERWPPWRQEVEYDAGLIFIAHQSDPRTGFIPINQKLSKFDLMNQFTTHVGSAIFAVPPGAREGAYIGAPLFES, encoded by the coding sequence ATGACAGACCAATCCGGCAAGCCGCCGCGGCCCGAGCGCCGCGGCTTTCTGAAGGCGGGCGGCGCCGCCGTCGCGGCGGGCGTGGGGCTGGGCGGCCCCGGCGCGGCGCGCGCGGCGCTCACGCGCCATGCGGTGGTCGATCCGATGGCCGAGGTGGAGCCGTTCTACGGCGAACATCAGGCGGGCATCGTCACGACCCAGCAATCGCACACCTACGTGGCGGCGTTCGACATCACCATCGACAAGCGCGACGAACTGATCGCGCTGCTGCGCGACTGGACCGTGGCCGCCGAGCGCATGACGCGCGGCCAGCCCGCGGGCGCGCTCGAGGTACCCGACGGCCAGGCCGCCGGCGACTCGGGCGAGGTGATCGGCGTCGGCCCGGCCGCGCTGACCGTCACGTTCGGCTTCGGCCCGGGCCTCTTTACGACGGCCGACGGCCACGACCGCTTCGGGCTCGCGAGCCGGCGCCCGGCCGCGCTGGTCGACCTGCCGCGCTTCAACGGCGACCAGCTGGTGGCCGAGAAGACCGGCGGCGACCTGTTCGTGCAGGCCTGCGCGAACGACGCGCAGGTGGCATTCCATGCCGTGCGCCAGCTCGCGCGCCGCGCCTACGGCGCGCTGCGCATGCGCTGGGGGCAGGCCGGCTTCCTGACCGGCGCGCCGGGGCAGACGCCGCGCAACCTGATGGGCTTCAAGGACGGCACCAACAACCCGCCCACCGGCAGCCCGGCGGCGATGCAGCGCTTCGTCTGGGCCGGCGCCGCCGACGCGCCATGGATGGCGGGCGGCACCTACACGGTGGTGCGCCGGATCCGCATCACGCTGGAGCACTGGGATCGCACCGATCTCGCGTTCCAGGAGCAGGTGTTCGGGCGGCACAAGGTGTCGGGCGCGCCGCTCGGCGGCCGGCACGAGTTCGACGCGCTGGACCTGCAGGCCGCCGACCGGGACGGCAACGCGGTGATCCCCGACAACTCGCACATCCGCCTGTCGAACCGGGCGACCAACGACGGCGCGCAGATCCTGCGCCGCTCGTACTCGTACAACGACAGCACCAACTTCTACATCGAGCGCTGGCCGCCGTGGCGCCAGGAGGTGGAGTACGACGCGGGGCTGATCTTCATCGCGCACCAGTCGGACCCGCGCACCGGCTTCATCCCGATCAACCAGAAGCTGTCGAAGTTCGACCTGATGAACCAGTTCACCACCCACGTCGGCAGCGCGATCTTCGCAGTGCCGCCGGGCGCGCGCGAGGGCGCCTACATCGGCGCGCCGCTGTTCGAATCCTGA
- a CDS encoding SDR family NAD(P)-dependent oxidoreductase: MLLEDKVVIVTGGSRGIGRAIAVASALEGAHVVINYWGDNDASYGRGSAVDEVIAQIERAGRRAIAVEGNVAQPGTGAELVRRAVGAFGRVDVLASNAGICPFHAFLDMPPAVLERTVGVNLNGAFYVTQAVARQMREQGTGGAIVATSSISALVGGGMQTHYTPTKAGVHSLMQSCAIALGPYGIRCNSVMPGTIATDLNADDLADPDKRARMEKRIPLGRLGAPDEVADCVVFLASDRARYVTGAALLVDGGLFVNLQ; this comes from the coding sequence GTGCTGCTAGAGGACAAGGTGGTGATCGTCACGGGCGGCTCGCGCGGCATCGGCCGCGCGATCGCCGTGGCCAGCGCGCTCGAGGGCGCCCACGTCGTGATCAACTACTGGGGCGACAACGATGCGTCGTACGGCCGGGGCTCGGCCGTCGACGAAGTGATCGCCCAGATCGAGCGCGCCGGGCGGCGCGCGATCGCGGTGGAGGGCAACGTGGCGCAGCCGGGCACCGGCGCCGAGCTGGTGCGGCGCGCGGTGGGCGCGTTCGGCCGCGTGGACGTGCTGGCCAGCAACGCCGGCATCTGCCCGTTCCATGCGTTTCTCGACATGCCGCCGGCGGTGCTGGAGCGCACCGTCGGCGTGAACCTGAACGGCGCGTTCTACGTCACGCAGGCGGTGGCGCGGCAGATGCGCGAGCAGGGCACGGGCGGCGCGATCGTGGCGACCAGTTCGATCAGCGCGCTGGTGGGCGGCGGCATGCAGACCCACTACACACCGACCAAGGCCGGCGTGCATTCGCTGATGCAGTCGTGCGCGATCGCGCTCGGCCCTTACGGCATCCGCTGCAATTCGGTGATGCCGGGCACCATCGCCACCGACCTGAACGCCGACGATCTGGCCGACCCCGACAAGCGCGCCCGCATGGAAAAGCGGATTCCGCTCGGCCGGCTCGGCGCGCCCGACGAGGTGGCCGACTGCGTGGTGTTCCTCGCTTCGGACCGCGCGCGCTACGTGACGGGCGCGGCGCTGCTGGTGGACGGCGGCCTGTTCGTCAACCTGCAATGA
- the aldA gene encoding aldehyde dehydrogenase, with translation MSSTPTQYQHYIDGEFTSSSEHFEVRNPATGALLSHAPVAGDADLAHAIDAARRAQAGWARTTPVERARFLHQIADALRADVARLADVIVNEGGKIRGLAEVEVNFTADYLDYMAEWARRIEGEIIPSDRANETMLLFRKPMGVVAGILPWNFPFFLIARKMAPALVTGNTIVIKPSEETPNNCFEFAKIVAKTALPRGVFNVVAGRGDVGAKLSAHAGVDMISFTGSVATGQRIMAAAAPNLTKLNLELGGKAPAIVLADADLDLAVTAIRNSRVINTGQVCNCAERVYVERPIAEAFIERISAAMRATRYGDPVADANVEMGPLINQLGLDKVAAKVKTAVEQGGTVVTGGKLADLGRGFHYEPTVIADCREDMAIMREEIFGPVLPIQIVDDLDHAIALANDCEYGLTSSVYTKSLNSAMAAIRGLSFGETYVNRENFEAMQGFHAGVRKSGIGGADGKHGVYEYTHTQVVYLQT, from the coding sequence ATGTCCAGCACTCCGACGCAATACCAGCACTACATCGACGGTGAATTCACCAGCTCGTCCGAGCACTTCGAAGTCCGCAACCCGGCCACCGGCGCGCTGCTCTCGCACGCGCCGGTGGCCGGCGACGCCGACCTGGCCCACGCGATCGACGCCGCGCGCCGCGCGCAGGCCGGCTGGGCGCGCACCACGCCGGTGGAGCGCGCGAGGTTCCTGCACCAGATCGCCGACGCGCTGCGCGCCGACGTGGCGCGGCTCGCCGACGTGATCGTCAACGAGGGCGGCAAGATCCGCGGCCTGGCCGAGGTCGAGGTCAACTTCACCGCCGACTATCTCGACTACATGGCCGAGTGGGCGCGCCGCATCGAGGGCGAGATCATCCCGAGCGACCGCGCCAACGAAACCATGCTGCTGTTCCGCAAGCCGATGGGCGTGGTGGCCGGCATCCTGCCGTGGAACTTCCCGTTCTTCCTGATCGCGCGCAAGATGGCGCCCGCGCTCGTGACCGGCAACACCATCGTGATCAAGCCGAGCGAGGAAACGCCGAACAACTGCTTCGAGTTCGCGAAGATCGTCGCGAAGACGGCGCTGCCGCGCGGCGTGTTCAACGTGGTGGCCGGGCGCGGCGACGTGGGCGCGAAGCTCAGCGCGCACGCCGGGGTGGACATGATCAGCTTCACCGGCAGCGTGGCCACCGGCCAGCGCATCATGGCCGCCGCCGCGCCGAACCTCACCAAGCTCAACCTCGAACTGGGCGGCAAGGCACCCGCGATCGTGCTGGCCGACGCCGATCTCGACCTCGCCGTCACCGCGATCCGCAACTCGCGCGTGATCAACACGGGGCAGGTCTGCAACTGCGCCGAGCGCGTCTACGTGGAGCGGCCGATCGCCGAGGCGTTCATCGAGAGGATCAGCGCGGCGATGCGCGCCACGCGCTACGGCGACCCGGTGGCCGACGCGAACGTCGAGATGGGCCCGCTCATCAACCAGCTCGGCCTCGACAAGGTGGCCGCGAAGGTGAAGACGGCCGTCGAGCAGGGCGGCACGGTGGTGACGGGCGGCAAGCTGGCCGACCTCGGCCGCGGCTTCCACTACGAGCCGACGGTGATCGCCGACTGCCGCGAGGACATGGCGATCATGCGCGAGGAGATCTTCGGGCCGGTGCTGCCGATCCAGATCGTCGACGATCTCGACCACGCGATCGCGCTCGCCAACGACTGCGAATACGGGCTCACCTCGTCGGTCTACACGAAGAGCCTGAACAGCGCGATGGCGGCGATCCGCGGGCTGTCGTTCGGCGAGACCTACGTCAATCGCGAGAACTTCGAGGCGATGCAGGGCTTCCACGCCGGCGTGCGCAAGAGCGGCATCGGCGGCGCGGACGGCAAGCACGGCGTGTACGAATACACCCACACGCAGGTCGTGTATCTGCAGACCTGA
- a CDS encoding ABC transporter permease, translating to MSEPVAVVSTAAADDVAPPPARVRAGSGRRASWWLRAAASSGALLVLAPLLCTFWRAAAVGREDAADLLFRPLVAELLGNTLLITVGATLAAAVIGTATAWFVERTQLPGRRLWAVLTVAPLAMPAFISSYAWVSLSLDLQDFAGALLVITSAYFPLVHLPVSAALRQLDPAQEESARALGCGRFALFVRVVLPQLRPALLGGMLMVALGVLSEFGAFQLLRFRTFTTEIYAEFRTGFDTSGASLLACVLIGLCLAGIALEFRVRGRACYERVDRGAHRAALRYALGAWRWPVAAGFAVLALATLGVPLAMIGFWLTQDGAAAVTPAEVSPALLAGATLSSVGYGLAAAAVTTALALPLAFLLVRFPGRFATLLERTVFVAQGVPGLVVALAIVTLAVHALPMLYQSATLLVLAYAILFLPLALVSTRAALAQAQPRLEDAARSLGLTPWQTARRVLLPLAAPGLGSAAALVFVSVATELNATLLLSPLDTQTLATQVWADTSTLAFAAAAPYAALLTALSLAATGLLFSLLGRSALLGRGG from the coding sequence GTGAGCGAACCGGTTGCCGTCGTCTCGACGGCCGCGGCGGACGACGTTGCGCCGCCGCCGGCACGGGTGCGAGCGGGTTCGGGCCGCCGGGCATCGTGGTGGCTGCGCGCGGCCGCCAGCAGCGGCGCGCTGCTCGTGCTCGCGCCGCTGCTCTGCACGTTCTGGCGCGCGGCGGCGGTCGGCCGCGAGGACGCCGCCGACCTGCTGTTCCGCCCGCTGGTCGCGGAGCTGCTCGGCAACACGCTGCTGATCACGGTCGGCGCGACGCTCGCGGCGGCCGTGATCGGCACCGCCACCGCCTGGTTCGTCGAGCGCACGCAGCTGCCCGGGCGCCGGCTGTGGGCGGTGCTGACAGTGGCGCCGCTCGCGATGCCGGCGTTCATCTCGAGCTACGCGTGGGTCTCGCTGAGCCTCGACCTGCAGGACTTCGCCGGCGCGCTGCTGGTGATCACGTCGGCCTACTTTCCGCTCGTCCACCTGCCGGTTTCGGCCGCGCTGCGCCAGCTCGATCCGGCCCAGGAGGAGAGTGCGCGCGCGCTGGGCTGCGGACGCTTCGCGCTGTTCGTGCGGGTGGTGCTGCCGCAGCTGCGTCCGGCGCTGCTGGGCGGCATGCTGATGGTGGCGCTCGGCGTGCTGTCCGAGTTCGGCGCGTTCCAGCTGCTGCGCTTTCGCACCTTCACCACCGAGATCTACGCGGAATTCCGCACCGGCTTCGACACCAGCGGCGCGTCGCTGCTGGCCTGCGTGCTGATCGGGCTCTGTCTCGCCGGCATCGCGCTCGAGTTCCGCGTGCGCGGCCGGGCCTGCTACGAGCGCGTCGATCGCGGCGCGCATCGGGCCGCGCTGCGCTATGCGCTCGGCGCGTGGCGCTGGCCGGTGGCGGCCGGCTTCGCCGTGCTCGCGCTCGCCACGCTCGGCGTGCCGCTCGCGATGATCGGCTTCTGGCTGACGCAGGACGGCGCGGCGGCCGTGACGCCGGCCGAGGTATCGCCGGCACTGCTGGCCGGCGCGACGCTGAGCTCGGTCGGCTACGGGCTCGCGGCGGCGGCCGTGACCACCGCGCTCGCGCTGCCGCTCGCGTTCCTGCTGGTGCGTTTTCCGGGCCGCTTCGCGACGCTGCTGGAGCGCACCGTGTTCGTCGCGCAGGGCGTGCCGGGGCTGGTGGTCGCGCTCGCGATCGTCACGCTCGCCGTACATGCGCTGCCGATGCTGTACCAGAGCGCGACGCTGCTGGTGCTCGCCTACGCGATCCTGTTCCTGCCGCTCGCGCTGGTCAGCACGCGCGCGGCGCTGGCGCAGGCGCAGCCGCGGCTGGAGGATGCCGCGCGCTCGCTCGGCCTGACGCCGTGGCAGACCGCGCGGCGCGTGCTGCTGCCGCTCGCGGCGCCGGGGCTCGGCTCGGCCGCGGCGCTGGTATTCGTGTCGGTGGCGACCGAGCTGAACGCGACGCTGCTGCTGTCGCCGCTCGACACGCAGACGCTCGCCACGCAGGTGTGGGCCGATACCTCGACGCTTGCGTTCGCGGCCGCCGCGCCCTACGCGGCGCTGCTCACGGCGCTGTCGCTGGCGGCCACCGGGCTGCTGTTCTCGCTGCTGGGCCGCTCCGCGCTGCTCGGGCGCGGCGGTTGA
- the rhmD gene encoding L-rhamnonate dehydratase, whose amino-acid sequence MSVPIIKQIRAYTLRGGGADYHDQGDGHWIDDHIATPMARYPEYRASRRSFGINVLGTLVVEVEASDGSVGFAVTTGGEPAAFIVEKHLARFVEGAKVTDLEKIWDQMYFGTLYYGRKGLVINAISGVDLALWDLLGKVRDEPVHQLLGGAVRDELRFYATGARPDLAKEMGFVGGKMPLHHGPAEGDEGFRKNLEELAAMRERVGPDFWLMWDCWMSLDLNYATRLAHAAREYGLKWIEEALPPDDYWGYAALRQAVPPGMLVNTGEHEATRWGFRLLLEMGCCDVLQPDVGWCGGVTELQKISALADAHGALVVPHGSSVYSYHFVITRHNSPFAEFLMMAPQADQVVPMFHPQLLDEPVPERGRMRASALDKPGFGVRLNPDCQLERPYTH is encoded by the coding sequence ATGTCGGTGCCCATCATCAAGCAGATCCGTGCCTACACGCTTCGCGGCGGCGGCGCGGATTACCACGACCAGGGCGACGGCCACTGGATCGACGACCACATCGCCACGCCGATGGCGCGCTACCCCGAGTACCGCGCGAGCCGCCGCAGCTTCGGCATCAACGTGCTCGGCACGCTGGTGGTGGAGGTGGAGGCCAGCGACGGCAGCGTCGGCTTCGCGGTGACCACCGGCGGCGAGCCCGCCGCGTTCATCGTCGAGAAGCATCTGGCGCGCTTCGTGGAGGGCGCGAAGGTCACCGATCTCGAGAAGATCTGGGACCAGATGTATTTCGGCACGCTCTACTACGGCCGCAAGGGGCTCGTGATCAACGCGATCTCGGGCGTCGACCTGGCGCTGTGGGACCTGCTCGGCAAGGTCCGCGACGAGCCCGTGCATCAGTTGCTCGGCGGCGCCGTGCGCGACGAGCTGCGGTTCTACGCCACCGGCGCGCGGCCCGACCTGGCGAAGGAGATGGGCTTCGTCGGCGGCAAGATGCCGTTGCACCACGGCCCGGCCGAGGGCGACGAGGGCTTTCGCAAGAACCTCGAGGAACTCGCGGCGATGCGCGAGCGCGTCGGCCCCGACTTCTGGCTGATGTGGGACTGCTGGATGAGCCTCGACCTCAACTACGCCACGCGGCTCGCGCATGCCGCGAGGGAATACGGCCTCAAGTGGATCGAGGAAGCGCTGCCGCCCGACGACTACTGGGGCTATGCCGCGCTGCGCCAGGCCGTGCCGCCCGGCATGCTGGTCAACACCGGCGAGCACGAGGCCACGCGCTGGGGCTTTCGCCTGCTGCTCGAGATGGGCTGCTGCGACGTGCTGCAGCCGGACGTGGGCTGGTGCGGCGGCGTGACCGAACTGCAGAAGATCTCGGCGCTGGCCGACGCGCACGGCGCGCTGGTGGTGCCGCACGGCTCGTCGGTCTACAGTTACCACTTCGTGATCACGCGCCACAATAGCCCGTTCGCCGAGTTCCTGATGATGGCGCCGCAGGCCGACCAGGTCGTGCCGATGTTCCATCCGCAGCTGCTCGACGAGCCGGTGCCGGAGCGCGGGCGGATGCGCGCGTCGGCGCTCGACAAGCCCGGCTTCGGGGTGCGGCTCAACCCGGACTGCCAGCTCGAACGGCCGTACACGCACTGA
- a CDS encoding iron ABC transporter substrate-binding protein, with translation MNALPIRVLRHAARLVSLALAIAATAAHAASITVYNAQHEQVMNRLARDFEQQTGIGVKVRNGEGPALAAQIVAEGAASPADVYFTENSPELMLLEEKGLLGPVDASTLATVPARYDSPTGRWVGVTARESVLAYNTTLLQPSQLPASLFDLAKPEWKGKVGIAPSDADFLPLVSAVIALKGPADALQWLKGLKANAQVFDDDEGVVAAVNRGAVATGLINNYYWARLHAELGDKATRSALHHYTDGDAGGLVNVSGAAILKSARNAADAQRFLAYLVSERAQTLMAQSRISYEYPLRAGVAPDPLLKPFDQLQPPKLTIEQLGDDSQAGKLLRQAGLL, from the coding sequence ATGAACGCTTTACCCATTCGCGTGCTGCGCCACGCCGCGCGCCTCGTCTCGCTCGCGCTCGCGATCGCGGCCACGGCCGCGCATGCCGCGTCGATCACCGTCTACAACGCGCAGCACGAGCAGGTGATGAACCGCCTCGCCCGCGATTTCGAACAGCAGACCGGCATCGGCGTGAAGGTCCGCAACGGCGAGGGGCCGGCGCTGGCCGCGCAGATCGTCGCCGAGGGCGCGGCCTCGCCGGCCGACGTCTATTTCACCGAGAACTCGCCGGAGCTGATGCTGCTGGAGGAGAAGGGGCTGCTCGGCCCGGTCGACGCGAGCACGCTCGCGACGGTGCCGGCGCGCTACGATTCGCCGACCGGCCGCTGGGTCGGCGTGACCGCGCGCGAAAGCGTGCTGGCCTACAACACCACGCTGCTGCAGCCGTCACAGCTGCCGGCGTCGCTGTTCGATCTCGCGAAGCCGGAGTGGAAGGGCAAGGTCGGCATCGCGCCGAGCGACGCCGACTTCCTGCCGCTCGTCAGCGCCGTGATCGCGCTGAAGGGTCCGGCCGACGCGCTGCAATGGCTGAAGGGGCTGAAGGCGAACGCGCAGGTCTTCGACGACGACGAGGGCGTGGTGGCCGCCGTCAATCGCGGCGCAGTGGCCACCGGCCTCATCAACAATTACTACTGGGCGCGCCTGCACGCCGAACTCGGCGACAAGGCCACGCGCAGCGCGCTGCATCACTACACCGACGGCGACGCTGGCGGGCTCGTCAACGTGTCGGGCGCCGCGATCCTGAAGAGCGCGCGCAACGCCGCGGACGCGCAGCGCTTCCTCGCCTATCTGGTGAGCGAACGCGCGCAGACGCTGATGGCGCAGAGCCGCATCAGCTACGAATATCCGCTGCGCGCCGGGGTGGCGCCGGACCCGCTGCTCAAGCCGTTCGACCAGCTGCAGCCGCCGAAGCTGACGATCGAGCAACTCGGCGACGACAGCCAGGCCGGCAAGCTGCTGCGCCAGGCCGGGCTGCTGTGA
- a CDS encoding MFS transporter codes for MDDPATPLGEAMARVTRRLLPFLLLMYVMAFLDRANVGFAKTQFQLDTGLSDAAYAFGAGIFFVGYALLEVPSNLMLERVGARRWMCRIMVSWGLVSAGTALVHGETSFYLLRLLLGIAEAGFFPGVILYLTYWFPRRARGKALGLFYFGAPIAFVVGSPLSGLLLDLHGLGGLRGWQWLFLVEGGLASAVGVAAWFVLDDRPRDARWLAPAQREALAAALAAEDQARAAHGPASIRGALADRQVWYLSAVYLLIQMSVYGVVFYLPSQVAQLMGRQIGFTVGLVAALPWLAAIVAAWLVPAWADRHGRHRAIAAVTLVVSAAGIAASVASAHPALSLVALCFAAAGFIAVQPVFWVLPAATLRGSAAAAGFGLINSFGALGGFVAPNLKHAAEAAFHSPSAGLYTLAGTTLVAALLIARGRREPRGGRRAQPRYS; via the coding sequence ATGGACGACCCGGCAACCCCGCTCGGCGAGGCGATGGCGCGCGTGACGCGCCGCCTGCTGCCGTTCCTGCTGCTGATGTACGTGATGGCGTTCCTCGATCGCGCCAACGTCGGCTTCGCGAAGACGCAGTTCCAGCTCGACACGGGCCTGTCCGACGCGGCCTACGCGTTCGGCGCGGGGATCTTCTTCGTCGGCTATGCGCTGCTGGAAGTGCCGAGCAACCTGATGCTCGAACGCGTGGGCGCGCGGCGCTGGATGTGCCGGATCATGGTGAGCTGGGGCCTCGTCTCGGCCGGCACCGCGCTGGTCCACGGCGAGACCTCGTTCTACCTGCTGCGCCTGCTGCTCGGCATCGCCGAGGCGGGCTTCTTCCCCGGCGTGATCCTTTACCTCACCTACTGGTTTCCGCGGCGCGCGCGCGGCAAGGCGCTCGGCCTGTTCTACTTCGGCGCGCCGATCGCGTTCGTGGTGGGCTCGCCGCTGTCGGGGCTGCTGCTCGACCTGCACGGGCTGGGCGGCCTGCGCGGCTGGCAATGGCTGTTCCTCGTCGAGGGCGGGCTGGCGAGCGCGGTGGGCGTGGCCGCCTGGTTCGTGCTCGACGACCGGCCGCGCGACGCGCGCTGGCTCGCCCCCGCGCAGCGCGAGGCGCTCGCCGCCGCGCTGGCCGCCGAGGACCAGGCGCGCGCGGCCCACGGCCCCGCCTCGATTCGCGGCGCGCTGGCCGACCGCCAGGTGTGGTACCTGAGCGCCGTGTACCTGCTGATCCAGATGAGCGTGTACGGCGTGGTGTTCTACCTGCCCTCGCAGGTCGCGCAGCTGATGGGCCGGCAGATCGGCTTCACGGTGGGGCTGGTGGCCGCGCTGCCGTGGCTCGCCGCGATCGTCGCCGCGTGGCTGGTGCCGGCCTGGGCCGACCGCCACGGCCGCCATCGCGCGATCGCGGCCGTCACGCTGGTCGTGAGCGCGGCCGGCATCGCCGCCTCGGTGGCGAGCGCCCATCCGGCGCTCTCGCTCGTCGCGCTCTGCTTCGCGGCGGCCGGCTTCATCGCCGTGCAGCCGGTGTTCTGGGTGCTGCCCGCCGCGACGCTGCGCGGCAGCGCGGCGGCGGCCGGCTTCGGCCTGATCAACTCGTTCGGCGCGCTCGGCGGCTTCGTCGCGCCGAACCTGAAGCACGCGGCCGAGGCCGCGTTCCATTCCCCGTCGGCCGGGCTCTACACGCTCGCGGGCACGACCCTCGTGGCCGCGCTGCTGATCGCGCGCGGCCGGCGCGAGCCGCGCGGCGGCCGCCGCGCGCAGCCGCGCTACTCGTGA